The DNA region GTCCCGTTCTTCGTTCTCATGGCGCCGTGCCGACGCCGTTGTCCGCGGCCGCCTTCTCGACGGCAGCCAGGACCGTGCTGTTGCCGGCCAGCGCCTTGCGCGCCTTGTCGAGGGCGGCTTGCGCATCGGCCGGACGCCCCAGCACGATATAGGCACGAAACAGCCGCGCCCACCCCTCGGCGTCGTCCGGCGAGGCATCGAGACGCGCGGCGAGGCCCGCGACCATTCCCTCGATCATCTGCTGGCGCGCGGCCGGCGTCTGCTGGGACGCCGCGGCGACATCGGCGGCGGTCGGCCCGGGTGCGGCCTGACTGGAAGCCATCGGTCCCGTCGCAACCGGTCCAGCCGAGCCGCCCTGCACCTTTTCCAGCTCGGCCTTCGCGACCGGCAGCCATGGCGCATCGGCGGGCGAATCGGCGATCAGCCCGTTCCACGCCGCGATCGCCTCGTCCTTGCGGCCCGACTGGCTGAGCGCGACGGCGAGATAGAAGCGCGCGCGGGCATTGCCGGGATCGCCCTGAAGCGCCCGCTCGAAGGCGGTCCTCGCCTCTTCCGTGACCAGGCCGCCATGGGCGCGCGTCACCGCCTCGCCGAAGAAGGCGTCGCGCTCCGGCGTCGCGCCAAGTATGCGGCGCGAATTGTCGAAGGCGCGGGCGGCGTCGTCGAAGCGGCCGACGCGCATATAGACCGGTCCCAGAACCTCCCAGCCCTTGCCGTCTTCCGGATCCTGGGCGAGATGCGTCTCGACCTTGAGCACCAGGCTTTCCAGCTCGGGGTCAGCCGCAGCCGCGCGCCGTTCGGCGATCGGCTGGTCGATCAGATTGGGGGAGCCCAGCGCCAGATAGGTGCCAACCGCAATGAGCGGAATGGCGATGACGGCCGCGAAGGTCGCAAGAGCCCGGACAGGGGACGATCCCGCTGGATCTGCCGCGCTCGCCTCATCGGTCTTCAGCAGGCGGCGGGAGATTTCGAGGCGGGCGGCGTCGGTTTCCGCCTCGCCGATGAGGCCGCGCTCGCGGTCGCGATCCAGCTCCGTGAGCTGGTCGCGATAGATCGCGCGCGCCGATGGGTCGGCGGAAACGGCCCCTGCCCGCGAACGTCCCAGAGGAACGAGTATCGCGAGCGAAGCGGCGGCCGTCAGAACGGCCATGGCGATCCAAAGCAGCATCGGTCTCCAATGCCCTGCAGGCTGGCGGCGCCCCAAGCGGCGCCTCGCGCATTCAGGGCCCCGAATAGCCTCTAGCCATTCGGGCGACCGTCCGCATAGCGCAATCTGTCACAGGCGCGTTTGCGCCCGCTCAAATTACCGTCAGTCGACCGCCCGCCACGTTCCGTCGGGCTGGCGGCAAGCCGTGCCGCGCGCCGTCTGCGGCTGGCCGTCGATCCAGATTTCATGCGTATAGTCGCGGCACTCATAGGCATTGACGTTGTAGCGCGGGCCCGGAATCACCTCGCCGCGCGTGCTGCCGGAATTCCACGCGACAGGTGTGCCGGGACGGCCATTCTCAAGCGCCTGCATCTGCGCCTGAGCGGCCTGCTGCTCGGCCTGCGCGTCCAGGCTGACACCAATGGCATTGCCGACAAAGGCCCCGATGAGACCGCCAGCCACCGTCGCCGCGACTTTGCCGGACCCCGAGCCGAACTGGTTGCCGATGAGCGCGCCGGCCGCCGAGCCGCCGACGATGCCCACCTGCTGGTTGGTCGGAGACTGGCAGGCAGACAGCATCAGTCCGGTCGTGCCGACGACGATCAGGGAAATGAGCCTCATTGTTCCTCTCGAGCCTTTCGCCGGCCCGGACCGACACGTCCGATCGCGGGTCCCATGCAGCAGCACCATGGCGGAAATGGGGTTTAGCGACAGCCGGCATGGGCTTCAAGCAGCTGGCAGGCTCAGTTCGGCCCGCAATCCGCCAAGGGGCGAGGCTCGCAAGACGAAGGTGCCGCCATAGATCTCGGCAAGATCGGTAACGATCGAAAGCCCGAGCCCTGAGCCCGGCTTGGTCTCGTCAAGCCGGCGACCGCGACGCGTCGCCTCGACGATGTCCGCGTCAGAAAGGCCTGGGCCGTCGTCGTCGATCGCGATCGTCAGCCAGCGCTCCTCATCGACGACGGCGCCGAGCGCGACGGTCACGCGAACCTTACTCTTCGACCATTTGCAGGCATTGTCGACGAGATTGCCGATCATCTCCTCGAAATCCTGCTGCTCGCCCCGGAACTTTACGCCGTCCGGAACCTCGGCCTCGATGGAGAGGTCGCGGTCGCCATGGATGCGCCGCATGGCGCGCAGCAGGCGCGCAACGATCGGCTCGACATCCGTCACCACGCCGATCACCTTGGAGCGCGCCGCGATCCGCGCCCGCTCCAGATGGTGGTGGATCTGGACACGCATCAGTTCCGCCTGTTCGGCGACCTTGTCGGCCAGCGGACCTTGCGAAGCGCGCGCCTCGTTGGTGATGACGCTGAGCGGCGTCTTCAGCGCATGCGCCAGATTGCCGACATGGGTGCGGGCCCGTTCGATGATCGCCTGGTTGGAGTTGATGAGGGCATTGAGTTCGCGGGCCAGCGGCTCCAGTTCGGCGGGGAACGGACCTTCGAAGCGCTGCTCGCGGCCCGACCGGAGTTCGGCGAGTCCGTGGCGCACCCGGTCCAGCGGCTGCAGCGCCCAGCGCATCAGCACCCAGATCGCCGCGATCAGCCCCACGCCGAATACCGACAAAGTCAATGCGACGCTGGTCTGGAAACGGCGGATTTCCGTCTTCAGATCGCTGACATTGCCGGCGACGACGACGTCGTAGCGATGATCGGCGTCGAAGGTGAAGGTGCGGCGCAACAGCCGC from Kaistia algarum includes:
- the ccmI gene encoding c-type cytochrome biogenesis protein CcmI — encoded protein: MLLWIAMAVLTAAASLAILVPLGRSRAGAVSADPSARAIYRDQLTELDRDRERGLIGEAETDAARLEISRRLLKTDEASAADPAGSSPVRALATFAAVIAIPLIAVGTYLALGSPNLIDQPIAERRAAAADPELESLVLKVETHLAQDPEDGKGWEVLGPVYMRVGRFDDAARAFDNSRRILGATPERDAFFGEAVTRAHGGLVTEEARTAFERALQGDPGNARARFYLAVALSQSGRKDEAIAAWNGLIADSPADAPWLPVAKAELEKVQGGSAGPVATGPMASSQAAPGPTAADVAAASQQTPAARQQMIEGMVAGLAARLDASPDDAEGWARLFRAYIVLGRPADAQAALDKARKALAGNSTVLAAVEKAAADNGVGTAP
- a CDS encoding glycine zipper 2TM domain-containing protein, whose protein sequence is MRLISLIVVGTTGLMLSACQSPTNQQVGIVGGSAAGALIGNQFGSGSGKVAATVAGGLIGAFVGNAIGVSLDAQAEQQAAQAQMQALENGRPGTPVAWNSGSTRGEVIPGPRYNVNAYECRDYTHEIWIDGQPQTARGTACRQPDGTWRAVD
- a CDS encoding ATP-binding protein, with amino-acid sequence MRVRVDSLAFRLIAGATVWAAIALVAAGFILSSLYRDTAERAFDARLSVYLKTLVGNLASQSPGELHDPGNLGEQRFELIYSGWYWQVGRASGPVLMASRSLATDTLDMARAEVLGTVDGIESATLTGPDGQELRLLRRTFTFDADHRYDVVVAGNVSDLKTEIRRFQTSVALTLSVFGVGLIAAIWVLMRWALQPLDRVRHGLAELRSGREQRFEGPFPAELEPLARELNALINSNQAIIERARTHVGNLAHALKTPLSVITNEARASQGPLADKVAEQAELMRVQIHHHLERARIAARSKVIGVVTDVEPIVARLLRAMRRIHGDRDLSIEAEVPDGVKFRGEQQDFEEMIGNLVDNACKWSKSKVRVTVALGAVVDEERWLTIAIDDDGPGLSDADIVEATRRGRRLDETKPGSGLGLSIVTDLAEIYGGTFVLRASPLGGLRAELSLPAA